In Candidatus Poribacteria bacterium, the sequence TGTTATGTCAACTCTCAGGGCATCGGCGATGCCATCCCACTGCTGATTTAGAAAAGCGTCAAAATGGTTTTCAACAATTTCTTGAGCAAGGCAAAGCATGGCGTGTTGGCTGTCAGCTGTATCGTTTTCAGTTTTCAGTTTTCGGTTAGCAGTTAAAAAGGCATCTGGTTCAATAGGATCATCTCCTAACCGAGAATCGACAATCAATGACTGAGAATCATTCTGGCGAATTTGTATAAGTAATGCCTCTCGGATATCTCGATATGCGATGCCAAGCGGTTCAAAATTATCCTGTATTTTACGGAGTACAGCTTCAACGAGTGATGTATCACAGCCAACAGTCTCAGCAATATCATCTAACGTGAGTTGGTAAAAGTTAAGTCCTGTGGTATGGTTGCTTGGCATATACTCGTAGCATATAGTATAGATTTTTTTGTTCTCTTTGTCGTTAATTTTCCACGCGCGATTTGCAGGCACCCCTCCATTTTCTGTGGTAGCGGTCATTGTCCGTTTCACCGCAATTGTAGAAGTTTGTGAAAATTGCAGGTTCGGATCACCCGTTGAGGCTTGTAAATTTTTCTGAATAAAAATGTGAAGTTCTATTGAAAGGTTTTCTTCATCAAGCTCTGGCAGGAATTCACACGGAATTTGAAACAGTTTCAGTTCTAATTGCCCATCGTCGTTTAGATTTCCGAGAATCTGCTCTCCGATGGCGCGTTCTGTCTCTGAAGCGATAACCTCAAGTGGAGCCAGTGCGAGTTGCTCAGCCAGATGCTCGTGCAGCGAGCGTTCATGCGCTGGATCCGATTGTAATTCGTCAGCGTCCGAGTATCTGGAATTTATTCGTTCACTGACGGATACACGGTCCTCAAAGGTTGTTTCCCAATCAAGGTCAACAGTGTTATCTTCCCGATCAAGATCTTCTTCAGGTTCATTCCATTCGGGGGCTGGATCTGATTCTTCGGTAGGGGGTGCTGCCTCGTCATCTTCTTCGAGCTCTAAGAAGGGATTCTGCTCGAGTTCTTGACTGATGAATTGTGTCAGTTCCTGCAGCGGCATATTTAGCACTTTAAGTGCCTGTTGCAACCTCGGTGTAATGGACGTTTTCTGTGTTAATTGGGGTGCTTGGGTAAGTTGCGCTTTGTACATTTCATCAAGCCTCCTTTTAATAGTCATCGGTTATCAGTTAAGAGGTCTTCGGTTAAGAGGTTTGCGTTTAACGAGGGAACCCCCAAGCAAAAACACCCTCTTGTCACCGATAACCGATAACCTTAACCATTTCCGTTGCTACCCTACCCTATAAGAGAAATTGTGTCCAAAATAGAGGTCTCTCGCAGTTTCGCTGTTGATGAGTTCTGTGGGCGTCCCGGTGAGCGTAATTTTCCCATCAACAATGATGTATGCCCTGTCAACAATATCAAGTGTTTCAGCGGCATTATGATCGGTAATGAGTACACCTAAGTTGCGGTCGCGCAAGTGAGCGATGAGCTGTTTGATATCAGCAACAGCAATCGGATCTATGCCAGAGAGCGGCTCATCGAGCAGAATGAAATTCGGTTGTGCTGCCAAAGCACGTGCAATCTCGGCGCGGCGACACTCCCCCCCTGAAAGTGTATATGCCTTGCGTGGTAACAGATCTGAGATGCCGAGTTCGTCTGTCAACTCGCGAATACGAGGTTCCCGTTCCGATTTTGGTACCCCTTGCACCTCAAGGATTGCCTCAACGTTCTGTTGAACCGTCAGTTTACGGAAAATCGATGTTTCTTGCGCAAGGTAGCCGATGCCAAGTCTGGCACGCTTATACATCGGGTAGAAGGTAATGTCCTTATCAGCATATGTAATTCTACCTGCATTCGGGCGGATGAGTCCCACCACCATATAAAAGGTTGTTGATTTTCCGGCACCGTTGGGACCGAGCAGCCCGACAATTTCGCCTTGCTGTACCGATAGGCTCACCTCGTTAACGACTATCGGACCGCGCCGTGTATAACGTTTTACGAGTCTGTGTGCTTGTAGTTCTATTGCCATTTTTTAATCATCCCTTGCGAATAAGTCATATCTTTCCATCAGGGTTCTTCCGTTTCAGTGTCCGGATTTGTGTCATTGGCGTTTCCTGAATCTGTATCAACTTCTTCTTCCGGATCTGCACCTTCAGAGTCTTCAGCATCTGTATCAGGCTTCTCTTCTGTATCACCCTCAGCATTACCAGTCTCAGTATCTGTTTCTTCTTGTTCTTCTTGAGACTGATCTTCTGTCTCCGCAGGCGTAATTGCGGCAGTATCTTCTGCGTCGGTGTCTGTGCCGTTTTCGGTGTTCTCATCTGCCTCTGCATCTACAGGTGCCGCCTGTGTAACGGTAACCTTAAACTTAACGTCCCCCTCGGCAGTCTGTTTTCCGGTCACCCGATTGAAAGTGAAATATTTGGTCTCAAGTCGATCCTTGTTTTGTAAGACGACGACGTTCTCTTTAAGAATAATCGTACTTGTCAGGTTGTCCATGATCGCATGGTCACAGGTCGCAAAGATATCTTGATCCCGGATTTCTACATT encodes:
- the lptB gene encoding LPS export ABC transporter ATP-binding protein yields the protein MAIELQAHRLVKRYTRRGPIVVNEVSLSVQQGEIVGLLGPNGAGKSTTFYMVVGLIRPNAGRITYADKDITFYPMYKRARLGIGYLAQETSIFRKLTVQQNVEAILEVQGVPKSEREPRIRELTDELGISDLLPRKAYTLSGGECRRAEIARALAAQPNFILLDEPLSGIDPIAVADIKQLIAHLRDRNLGVLITDHNAAETLDIVDRAYIIVDGKITLTGTPTELINSETARDLYFGHNFSYRVG